One genomic window of Polyangiaceae bacterium includes the following:
- a CDS encoding transporter substrate-binding domain-containing protein: MIRRTFHSILILMVTVLFALSAGAAEPAATPERTLVVGVKVAPPFVIEDGDRYRGLAVDLWEDIAADQGWRFSYKVYDLEGLLAAVEKGEVDVGLGAITVTAERERRMDFAHPITSSGLGVAVRKEEGSGWLAVVQALISPAFLKVIGALCLLLLVVGLLAWLFERKQNPEHFGGSHGQGIFAGFWWAMVTMTTVGYGDVAPRTIPGRLLGMVWMLATLLVLSFFTASITSALTVGKLGDPIESGDDVGRLRIASVENSTSGEWLKRNQNEFKPVDSLDAGLTALAAGDVDAVVYDAPLLRWQINRDYHGRLRVLPIQLERQDYAFALPDDSPLTEGIDTSLLQQINGPDWDRRLKKYLGGS, encoded by the coding sequence ATGATTCGACGCACCTTCCACTCGATCCTGATTCTGATGGTCACCGTGCTGTTTGCGCTGAGCGCCGGCGCCGCCGAACCAGCCGCTACGCCAGAACGCACCTTGGTCGTTGGTGTGAAGGTTGCGCCTCCGTTCGTCATCGAAGACGGCGACCGCTACCGTGGGCTCGCAGTCGATTTGTGGGAAGACATCGCCGCCGATCAAGGCTGGCGTTTTAGCTACAAAGTGTACGACCTGGAGGGTCTGTTGGCTGCCGTGGAGAAGGGCGAGGTCGACGTCGGGCTCGGCGCGATCACCGTCACGGCTGAGCGGGAGCGGCGCATGGATTTCGCTCACCCCATCACGAGCTCTGGCCTTGGAGTCGCCGTGCGGAAAGAGGAAGGTTCTGGTTGGCTCGCTGTGGTGCAGGCGCTGATCTCCCCGGCGTTCCTCAAGGTGATCGGGGCGCTCTGCCTGTTGCTGTTGGTGGTGGGCCTTTTGGCTTGGCTCTTCGAACGCAAGCAGAACCCCGAGCACTTCGGAGGTAGCCACGGTCAGGGAATCTTCGCGGGGTTTTGGTGGGCGATGGTCACGATGACGACCGTTGGCTACGGCGACGTCGCACCGCGTACGATTCCTGGGCGCCTGTTGGGCATGGTCTGGATGCTCGCCACCTTGCTGGTGCTTTCGTTCTTCACGGCGTCGATTACCAGCGCCTTAACCGTGGGGAAACTCGGAGATCCCATCGAGAGCGGCGATGACGTCGGCCGCTTGCGCATCGCCAGTGTAGAGAACAGCACGAGCGGCGAGTGGCTCAAGCGAAACCAGAACGAGTTCAAGCCGGTGGACTCCTTGGACGCTGGACTGACGGCGCTGGCCGCCGGCGACGTGGACGCGGTGGTCTACGACGCACCGCTTTTGCGCTGGCAAATCAATCGCGACTATCACGGCCGGCTGCGGGTGTTACCGATTCAGCTGGAGCGCCAGGACTACGCCTTCGCGCTTCCGGACGACAGCCCGCTGACTGAAGGCATCGACACCTCGCTCTTGCAGCAGATCAACGGACCTGACTGGGACAGGCGGCTCAAGAAGTACCTGGGGGGGAGCTGA
- a CDS encoding LysR family transcriptional regulator — protein sequence MAGAAIIHEVDIATLDLNLLVALEALLLEGHVTRAARRVHVSQPAMSRALARLREMLGDELLVRVGQQMQPTPKAEALLPRLQRILAEIRGLIAPDGFDPKQARGVLRLAAPDIVTFMLGPALMRTLRRDAPGLDLEIVRWSPAWREQLASGEVDLTIGEPRGDERGIYAKPLVRQRWATVLRRGHPALRKRWSLDTFVQLDHLLIGVGSEGSAHVDVALARLGKSRRVGLKIPYVVLSPLIVAETDLVLTTALWLAKKLYGQARLVIKQPPRQLELAPVDLPMVWHERAQRDPQQRWLRDVLSRLAEEAGMLRPA from the coding sequence ATGGCTGGAGCCGCTATCATCCACGAAGTGGATATCGCGACGCTGGACTTGAACTTGCTGGTGGCGCTCGAAGCACTACTCCTGGAGGGCCACGTCACGCGCGCGGCGCGGCGTGTGCACGTCAGCCAGCCCGCGATGAGCCGTGCCTTGGCGCGGCTACGCGAGATGCTGGGCGATGAGCTGCTAGTGCGGGTCGGTCAGCAGATGCAGCCAACTCCGAAGGCGGAGGCGCTGCTCCCTCGCCTACAGCGTATCCTCGCAGAGATCCGGGGCTTGATCGCACCAGATGGCTTCGACCCAAAGCAGGCTCGCGGGGTGTTGCGGCTTGCGGCACCCGATATTGTCACCTTTATGTTGGGTCCCGCTCTGATGCGCACTCTGCGCCGAGATGCACCGGGGCTCGATTTGGAGATAGTACGCTGGTCCCCTGCGTGGCGGGAACAGCTCGCATCCGGAGAAGTGGACCTCACGATCGGTGAGCCACGAGGCGACGAGCGCGGGATCTACGCAAAGCCTCTGGTGAGGCAGCGGTGGGCGACCGTGCTGCGTCGAGGCCACCCTGCCCTGCGGAAACGTTGGTCGCTGGATACCTTTGTGCAGTTGGACCATTTGTTGATCGGCGTCGGTTCGGAGGGCAGCGCCCACGTGGATGTTGCGCTGGCTCGCCTTGGCAAATCGCGACGGGTTGGGCTGAAGATACCCTACGTGGTGCTGTCCCCACTCATTGTGGCGGAGACCGATTTGGTGCTCACCACCGCCCTCTGGCTGGCCAAGAAGCTCTACGGCCAAGCTCGTCTCGTGATCAAACAACCACCGCGGCAGCTGGAGCTCGCGCCGGTCGATCTGCCGATGGTCTGGCACGAGCGCGCGCAGCGAGACCCTCAACAGCGTTGGCTGCGAGACGTGCTGAGCCGACTCGCCGAGGAGGCGGGAATGCTCCGGCCCGCCTGA
- a CDS encoding nuclear transport factor 2 family protein, which produces MTRLTATSEVYREVETRISQAYQGMARGDLEGLMTLYTPDAVIQSPGEAPVEGSAEIREFWRGTFATYRVEMVPTLSEVTQDGDLVVVRGTASGAFRPIAGAPAVQVNSWFMQIYRRQGSGGLAFWRGANGPNPQLETKR; this is translated from the coding sequence ATGACGCGTTTGACGGCGACCAGCGAGGTCTATCGCGAGGTTGAGACACGCATCTCCCAAGCGTATCAGGGCATGGCGCGCGGCGACCTGGAGGGGTTGATGACGCTCTACACGCCTGACGCGGTGATCCAGAGTCCGGGAGAAGCGCCCGTGGAAGGGAGCGCTGAAATCCGCGAATTTTGGCGAGGAACGTTCGCGACGTACCGAGTCGAGATGGTGCCGACGCTGTCCGAGGTCACCCAGGATGGCGACTTGGTGGTCGTGCGGGGAACCGCGAGCGGAGCGTTCCGGCCCATCGCAGGCGCACCAGCGGTCCAGGTCAACAGCTGGTTCATGCAGATCTACCGTAGGCAAGGAAGCGGAGGCTTGGCGTTCTGGCGAGGCGCCAATGGTCCGAATCCGCAGCTCGAGACAAAGCGCTAG
- a CDS encoding N-acetyltransferase yields MTLVFRPEQAGDVAAIHRLNAAAFKTAAEARLVDALRANSALNLSVVALADDAVIGHIAFSPVTIESEGATFAGVGLGPMAVDPLRQREGIGGRLIRDGLERLRAAGHEICVVLGHADYYPRHGFVRAKPLGICWENPVPDDVFFVQELRPGALDGVTGVVRYRPEFAAV; encoded by the coding sequence ATGACACTAGTTTTCCGCCCAGAGCAGGCCGGCGACGTTGCAGCGATTCATCGCCTCAACGCCGCAGCGTTCAAAACCGCCGCGGAGGCCCGGCTGGTGGACGCGTTGCGCGCGAACTCAGCGCTGAATCTGTCGGTCGTCGCGCTAGCGGATGATGCGGTGATTGGGCACATCGCGTTCTCCCCCGTCACGATCGAGTCGGAGGGGGCCACATTCGCCGGCGTTGGCCTCGGACCGATGGCGGTCGACCCGCTGCGGCAACGCGAAGGGATCGGCGGACGCCTGATCCGGGATGGCCTCGAGCGTCTCCGCGCTGCGGGCCACGAGATCTGCGTGGTGCTCGGTCACGCCGACTACTACCCACGCCATGGCTTCGTGCGTGCGAAACCGCTAGGGATCTGCTGGGAGAATCCGGTACCCGACGACGTCTTCTTCGTTCAAGAGCTCCGCCCCGGTGCACTCGACGGCGTCACTGGCGTCGTCCGCTATCGTCCCGAGTTCGCGGCCGTGTGA
- a CDS encoding helix-turn-helix transcriptional regulator: MTQNEPRSYCPISLSLEVFGDSWTLLVLRDMMFAGKRHFRELQQSDEHISSNILADRLSRLVEHGLLTKSVDPTHKQKAIYSLTEKSITLLPVIVQIGAWGSRWVPDAKKLDKAARKQVRTLQEGGPEVWEHVMSELRSQHLK, encoded by the coding sequence ATGACCCAGAACGAGCCGCGCTCCTACTGTCCCATCAGCTTGTCCCTCGAGGTCTTCGGTGACTCGTGGACGCTCCTCGTGCTGCGCGACATGATGTTCGCTGGCAAGCGCCACTTCCGAGAGCTACAGCAGTCTGACGAGCACATCTCGTCGAACATCCTCGCGGATCGTCTCTCGCGCCTCGTCGAGCACGGCCTGCTGACGAAGTCCGTCGACCCCACGCACAAGCAAAAGGCGATCTACTCCCTCACGGAGAAATCGATCACACTGCTCCCCGTGATCGTGCAAATCGGTGCCTGGGGTTCGCGCTGGGTACCCGACGCAAAGAAGCTCGATAAAGCCGCACGGAAACAGGTGCGTACGCTGCAAGAGGGCGGTCCTGAGGTTTGGGAGCACGTGATGTCGGAGTTGCGCTCCCAGCACCTGAAGTAG
- a CDS encoding GFA family protein, which translates to MSLETYTGSCHCGAIRFEAELDLTDGSNRCNCSYCVKARAWFAFAKGASRFRLIAGEASEYRWTPPEESEPHLTFSFCGKCGVRTFARGELEALGGTFHAISVPTLDLSPEQFAAIPVRYINGRERRYDEAPPYPEAI; encoded by the coding sequence ATGTCGCTAGAAACCTACACGGGGAGTTGTCACTGCGGAGCGATCCGCTTCGAGGCCGAGCTGGATCTGACTGACGGGTCAAACCGCTGCAACTGCTCATACTGCGTCAAGGCGCGTGCGTGGTTCGCCTTTGCGAAGGGGGCTAGCCGTTTCCGCCTGATCGCGGGCGAGGCGTCGGAGTACCGCTGGACGCCACCGGAAGAGAGCGAGCCGCACCTAACGTTTTCCTTCTGCGGGAAATGTGGCGTGCGCACCTTCGCCCGAGGCGAGCTGGAGGCACTGGGAGGAACCTTTCACGCCATCTCCGTCCCGACGCTCGACCTCTCGCCCGAGCAGTTCGCCGCGATCCCGGTGCGCTACATCAACGGTCGGGAGCGCCGCTACGATGAGGCGCCGCCCTATCCTGAAGCGATTTGA
- a CDS encoding helix-turn-helix transcriptional regulator, whose product MDRLNELPVSLPGLSAGRGTTSSRHTGMKEHFGVGRIESGDTEWWGNGRAWRSRAGSILLKQPGDVVRHLSHAGPTTFTVVRLPTDMVLQAKAQLRAGVVHPQLEPGDERAAPFHRLIDAIEAQADSFTLEVLLAESICAFTPLSGGLPDYSRPVKRAVDCLRASLSQAITLDQLAAEAAYDKFHLCRAFRKEIGMPPHRYLTHLRIAEAKRLLRAGVRASDLAPLLGFYDQAQLTKHFKRIVGTTPARFAKGRRGIEDQYQLYTREC is encoded by the coding sequence ATGGATCGCCTGAATGAGCTGCCAGTCTCCTTGCCCGGCCTGAGCGCCGGACGCGGCACCACATCCTCACGCCACACGGGCATGAAGGAGCACTTCGGCGTCGGTCGCATCGAATCTGGCGACACCGAGTGGTGGGGCAACGGCCGCGCCTGGCGCTCCCGCGCCGGAAGCATCCTGCTGAAGCAACCTGGAGACGTGGTGCGCCACCTCTCCCACGCCGGGCCCACCACCTTCACCGTAGTCCGTCTCCCCACGGATATGGTCTTACAGGCAAAGGCTCAGCTACGAGCAGGCGTCGTCCACCCTCAGCTCGAGCCCGGCGACGAGCGGGCAGCGCCTTTTCACCGCCTGATCGACGCTATTGAGGCACAGGCTGACTCCTTCACGCTCGAAGTCCTACTGGCAGAGTCAATCTGCGCGTTCACTCCGCTCTCCGGCGGCTTACCCGACTACTCACGTCCGGTAAAACGAGCGGTGGACTGCTTGCGAGCCTCACTCAGCCAGGCCATCACGCTGGATCAGCTTGCCGCAGAGGCCGCCTACGACAAGTTTCATCTCTGCCGCGCCTTCCGTAAGGAAATCGGCATGCCCCCGCATCGCTACCTGACTCACCTGCGCATCGCTGAAGCAAAGCGTCTGTTGAGGGCGGGGGTGAGGGCGTCCGACTTGGCTCCGCTGCTCGGCTTCTACGATCAAGCGCAGCTGACGAAGCACTTCAAGCGCATCGTCGGCACCACACCGGCGCGCTTCGCAAAGGGGCGGCGCGGCATCGAGGATCAGTACCAGCTCTACACACGAGAATGCTGA
- a CDS encoding aldo/keto reductase translates to MNIALGCMGLSGPYGKTDDTQSIQLIQAAIERGVQLLDTADFYAAGHNELLIGKAIAGRREQVKLSLKFGALLGPDRSWGGVDARPQALKNFLAYSLVRLGTDYVDVYRPARLDPAVPIEDTIGAIAELVQAGYVRTIGLSEVGSETIRRAAGVHAIADLQIEYSIASRGPEAEIFPLLHELGIGATLYGVLSRGLLSASELKPGDARAHMPRFSGENAEANAKIVKGLGELAKSWGMTPSQLAIGWVQAKEPRFTPTLGMRSEQQLEEALSAQPLDVEQLAAVEAIAPAGAFAGTRYPAAHMAALDSERR, encoded by the coding sequence ATGAACATTGCACTTGGCTGCATGGGGTTGAGTGGCCCCTACGGCAAGACCGACGACACCCAGAGCATCCAGCTGATTCAGGCGGCGATTGAGCGCGGCGTGCAGCTCTTGGACACCGCTGACTTTTACGCGGCGGGTCACAACGAGCTCTTGATTGGCAAAGCCATCGCTGGGCGCCGGGAGCAGGTGAAGCTGTCGCTGAAGTTTGGCGCGCTGCTCGGCCCCGATCGAAGTTGGGGTGGGGTAGATGCCCGCCCCCAGGCGCTCAAGAACTTCTTGGCCTACTCGCTGGTACGCCTTGGGACGGATTACGTAGACGTCTACCGCCCGGCGCGTCTGGACCCAGCGGTGCCGATCGAAGACACCATCGGCGCCATCGCTGAGTTGGTCCAGGCAGGCTACGTGCGCACGATAGGGCTCTCCGAAGTGGGGTCTGAAACGATTCGCCGAGCCGCCGGCGTGCATGCGATTGCCGACTTGCAGATCGAATACTCCATCGCTAGCCGCGGACCGGAGGCGGAGATCTTCCCGTTGCTGCATGAGCTTGGCATCGGAGCAACGCTGTATGGGGTGTTGTCGCGGGGACTGCTCTCCGCCAGCGAGCTCAAGCCTGGAGACGCTCGCGCGCACATGCCACGTTTCTCCGGGGAAAATGCCGAGGCGAACGCGAAGATCGTGAAGGGCCTCGGCGAGCTTGCCAAGAGCTGGGGAATGACCCCGAGTCAGCTCGCCATCGGCTGGGTGCAGGCGAAGGAGCCGCGGTTCACCCCGACCCTCGGTATGCGCTCAGAGCAGCAGCTGGAAGAGGCACTTTCGGCGCAGCCCCTCGACGTTGAGCAACTCGCGGCGGTGGAAGCCATCGCGCCCGCTGGCGCATTCGCTGGCACTCGTTACCCAGCGGCGCATATGGCAGCGCTCGATAGCGAGCGGCGCTAG